The following are encoded in a window of Spea bombifrons isolate aSpeBom1 chromosome 2, aSpeBom1.2.pri, whole genome shotgun sequence genomic DNA:
- the LOC128473893 gene encoding olfactory receptor 52D1-like — MSDIKYLYGLLSFLCFVLIVLCNGAVIAIVALHQSLHEPMYIFISVLCLNGLYGSSAFLPSLFVNLLYRTQTVSYAGCLTQVYCIHTYMGCELTILTVMAFDRYVCICNPLRYNCIMSLKTVFKLVVAAWLYTLTLFTTHFILTVRLPLCDSAILKIYCDNWSVVRLSCADTSVNNIFGLFITAALIGLMPVLIVVSYFEILRACVKSSRDFRSKALQTCTPHLITMVNYVVDVLFEILLHRFKPTSVPYELRVVMSLQFLVVPPLLNPIIYGLKIRKIRFRIVQLIHPKRITVQAASIRIA; from the coding sequence ATGTCggatattaaatatttgtacGGCCTCCTATCCTTTCTGTGTTTCGTTCTGATCGTCTTATGCAACGGCGCCGTCATCGCTATTGTAGCTCTACACCAAAGTTTGCACGAACCTATGTATATTTTCATTTCCGTGCTGTGTTTGAACGGGTTGTACGGAAGCAGCGCTTTCCTCCCCAGTCTTTTTGTAAACTTGCTTTACAGAACTCAAACCGTATCCTACGCCGGGTGTCTGACGCAAGTGTATTGTATTCATACTTATATGGGGTGTGAGTTAACGATCCTAACCGTGATGGCGTTTGATCGTTATGTATGCATCTGTAACCCTCTCAGGTATAATTGTATTATGTCCTTAAAAACGGTCTTTAAACTTGTTGTCGCAGCCTGGTTGTACACACTAACTTTGTTTACTACCCATTTTATTTTGACTGTCCGACTTCCTTTGTGCGACTCGGCCATCCTGAAGATCTATTGTGATAACTGGTCTGTCGTGCGGCTCTCCTGCGCCGACACAAGCGTCAACAACATTTTTGGACTGTTTATCACCGCGGCGTTGATTGGATTGATGCCGGTTCTTATCGTGGTCTCGTACTTTGAGATTTTGAGGGCGTGTGTGAAATCCTCGAGGGACTTCCGATCCAAAGCCTTGCAGACCTGCACCCCTCACCTGATAACCATGGTTAACTACGTGGTCGATGTCCTTTTTGAGATACTCCTCCACCGGTTTAAACCTACAAGCGTCCCCTACGAGCTGAGGGTGGTAATGTCCCTGCAATTCCTCGTGGTGCCACCGCTTCTAAATCCTATCATTTACGGtctaaaaattagaaaaattagGTTCCGGATCGTTCAGCTTATCCACCCAAAACGAATCACCGTACAGGCAGCAAGTATACGGATCGCTTAA
- the LOC128473894 gene encoding olfactory receptor 52D1-like: MTSVRYLYSVIVLVGFMMIVLYNGAVISVVAMHKSLQEPMYIFVSALCFNELYGSTAFFPNLFVNLVTNSETISYVGCLTQAFCISTYVGCEMTILTVMAFDRYVCICNPLRYHTILSLSTVYKLIVASWLYPIILIVILVTMTVRLPLCGTVILKIYCDNWTIVRLSCIDTTANNIYGLFVTVALVVLLPALIFVSYVEILKVCLKSPAQTRIKALQTCTPHLISITVFVVDVLFEILLYRFAPTNVPSQIRVVMSIQLLVVPPLLNPLMYGLKTKEIKSKLAQLVQRELCTDIKAQTGFTVS, from the coding sequence ATGACCTCCGTACGATATCTCTACAGCGTCATTGTTTTGGTTGGGTTTATGATGATCGTCTTGTACAACGGAGCTGTGATCTCCGTGGTCGCGATGCACAAAAGTTTGCAGGAgccaatgtatatatttgtctcCGCGCTATGCTTCAACGAACTATACGGGAGCACCGCATTTTTCCCTAACTTATTCGTCAACTTGGTTACCAACTCCGAGACCATTTCGTACGTCGGTTGCTTGACGCAAGCGTTTTGTATTTCTACGTATGTAGGCTGCGAAATGACCATTCTAACGGTTATGGCGTTCGATCGCTATGTTTGTATCTGTAACCCTCTGAGATATCATACGATATTGTCCTTATCAACTGTGTACAAACTGATTGTGGCCAGTTGGCTGTATCCAATTATTCTGATAGTCATACTTGTTACAATGACAGTCAGGCTCCCGTTGTGTGGCACGGTCATCCTGAAGATTTACTGCGATAACTGGACCATCGTGAGGCTGTCCTGCATCGATACGACAGCAAATAATATATACGGCCTTTTTGTCACCGTGGCTTTGGTGGTTCTTTTGCCTGCGTTAATCTTCGTGTCCTACGTTGAGATTTTGAAAGTGTGCTTAAAATCCCCGGCACAAACCAGAATTAAGGCTTTGCAGACCTGTACACCTCATCTGATATCCATCACCGTCTTCGTTGTCGATGTGCTTTTTGAAATACTTCTCTATAGGTTCGCACCCACAAACGTTCCTTCCCAAATCCGCGTGGTCATGTCCATTCAGTTACTGGTGGTGCCACCGCTGCTCAATCCTCTCATGTATGGACTGAAGACAAAAGAGATAAAAAGTAAACTAGCTCAGCTTGTGCAAAGAGAACTTTGTACGGACATTAAGGCACAGACTGGCTTCACCGTTTCTTAA